One Streptomyces hundungensis DNA segment encodes these proteins:
- a CDS encoding MFS transporter has protein sequence MPDESAERTHTTQVNPARVLALCSGASFMAFLDLSIISIAFPDILADFPGASLNTVTWVLSGYTILLAAVLTPAGRMADSLGRRTVFVWSLAAFTIASLVCAVAPSIWWLIAARVVQGAAAGGMIPAALGLILATTPRERIARAVGTWSAVAGFSAVIGPAAGGLLLRAFGWRSVFYINLPLCGAMLIAAVVVLPRQQRLRGTGERLPDAVGSIALALGIGGVVSALTEGDTWGWGDVRTIGLGLAGLALVALTVLRSRTHAAPALEMTVWRSPVFSTANLGLGLLNMTMFAWMLAAPLFAAEIWHWTVLRTAGALCVGAVSSMAGSLAAGRLSRPATQVKVAVLGALSFTGSNAIWASDLFGPTPNFLGAWLPAAILGGGGLGLAITCLSSLAAGTVPPLKFAGGLGMTLTVRQVGGAVGVAGFASIMASGATPGGIRSFHHVYDAAMAVNVLCAVVVGAMLLMLRPKPEPAAAPQGPQDRVTPAQ, from the coding sequence ATGCCCGACGAGTCGGCTGAGCGCACACACACGACGCAGGTCAACCCGGCCCGCGTGCTGGCGCTGTGCAGCGGCGCGAGCTTCATGGCCTTCCTCGACCTCTCGATCATCAGCATCGCCTTCCCGGACATCCTGGCCGACTTCCCCGGCGCCTCGCTCAACACCGTGACATGGGTCCTCAGCGGCTACACGATCCTGCTCGCGGCCGTGCTCACGCCCGCCGGAAGGATGGCCGACAGCCTCGGTCGGCGTACCGTCTTCGTCTGGTCCCTCGCCGCCTTCACGATCGCCTCGCTCGTCTGCGCCGTGGCCCCGTCCATCTGGTGGCTGATCGCGGCGCGCGTCGTGCAGGGCGCCGCGGCCGGCGGCATGATCCCCGCCGCCCTCGGACTGATCCTCGCCACGACACCCCGGGAGCGCATCGCCAGAGCGGTCGGCACCTGGTCCGCGGTGGCGGGCTTCTCCGCCGTCATCGGACCGGCCGCGGGCGGGCTGCTGCTGCGCGCCTTCGGCTGGCGCTCGGTGTTCTACATCAACCTCCCGCTGTGCGGCGCGATGCTGATCGCCGCCGTGGTGGTGCTGCCGAGGCAGCAGCGGCTGCGCGGCACCGGGGAGCGCCTGCCGGACGCGGTGGGCAGCATCGCGCTCGCCCTGGGCATCGGCGGGGTGGTGAGCGCGCTCACCGAGGGCGACACCTGGGGCTGGGGGGACGTCCGCACCATCGGTCTGGGCCTGGCCGGGCTGGCACTGGTCGCCCTGACCGTGCTGCGCTCGCGCACCCACGCGGCGCCCGCTCTGGAGATGACGGTGTGGCGCAGCCCCGTCTTTTCCACCGCCAACCTCGGCCTCGGCCTGCTCAACATGACGATGTTCGCCTGGATGCTGGCCGCCCCGCTGTTCGCCGCCGAGATCTGGCACTGGACGGTCCTGCGGACGGCCGGGGCCCTGTGTGTCGGAGCCGTCTCCTCGATGGCCGGCTCACTGGCCGCCGGGCGCCTCTCCCGGCCGGCGACCCAGGTGAAGGTGGCGGTCCTGGGCGCGCTGTCCTTCACCGGGAGCAACGCCATCTGGGCCTCGGACCTCTTCGGCCCCACGCCCAACTTCCTGGGCGCCTGGCTGCCCGCCGCGATCCTCGGCGGCGGTGGTCTGGGGCTCGCCATCACCTGTCTGTCGTCGCTGGCGGCCGGGACCGTGCCCCCGCTGAAGTTCGCCGGCGGCCTCGGCATGACGCTGACGGTACGTCAGGTCGGTGGGGCGGTGGGCGTCGCCGGCTTCGCCTCGATCATGGCGTCGGGCGCCACCCCGGGCGGCATCCGGTCCTTCCACCACGTCTATGACGCCGCGATGGCCGTGAACGTCCTGTGCGCGGTCGTGGTGGGCGCGATGCTCCTCATGCTGCGCCCGAAACCCGAGCCGGCGGCCGCTCCGCAGGGTCCGCAGGACCGGGTCACCCCCGCCCAGTGA
- a CDS encoding acetyl-CoA C-acyltransferase yields the protein MSGSVILAGARTPTGRLLGALKDFSGAQLGAIAIRAALEKAGVAPEQVEYTIMGQVLTAGAGQIPARQAAVAAGIPMSVPALTVNKVCLSGLDSIALADQLIRAGEFDLVVAGGQESMSQAPHVLPKSRAGFKAGDVSLIDHMIHDGLFCAFDQVGMGVSTENYNSRYAGVTREKQDAFAAASHQRAAAAAAAGRFAEEIAPVSVPQRKGDPVVCDTDEGVRPDTTVEVLSKLRPVYSADGTITAGTASQISDGAAAVVVASKAKAEELGLPWIAEIGAHGVVAGPDASLHEQPSNAILAALAKAKLEASDLDLVEINEAFSAVGIVSTEQLGVNPKIVNVDGGAIALGHPIGASGARLIVHLAYELRRRGGGLGAAALCGGGGQGDALLLRVPSA from the coding sequence GTGTCCGGTTCCGTCATCCTGGCTGGGGCCCGTACCCCCACCGGCCGCCTGCTCGGGGCGCTGAAGGACTTCTCCGGTGCCCAGCTCGGGGCCATCGCGATCAGGGCGGCCCTGGAGAAGGCGGGGGTGGCGCCCGAGCAGGTGGAGTACACGATCATGGGGCAGGTGCTCACCGCGGGCGCCGGCCAGATCCCGGCGCGCCAGGCCGCGGTCGCCGCCGGCATCCCGATGAGCGTCCCGGCACTGACCGTCAACAAGGTGTGTCTCTCCGGGCTCGACTCGATCGCGCTGGCCGACCAGCTGATCCGGGCCGGTGAGTTCGACCTCGTCGTGGCGGGCGGGCAGGAGTCCATGTCGCAGGCTCCGCATGTGCTTCCCAAGTCGCGCGCGGGCTTCAAGGCCGGCGATGTGTCGCTGATCGACCACATGATCCACGACGGGCTGTTCTGCGCCTTCGACCAGGTGGGCATGGGTGTCTCCACCGAGAACTACAACAGTCGGTACGCCGGGGTGACCCGCGAGAAGCAGGACGCCTTCGCGGCGGCCTCGCACCAGCGGGCCGCCGCCGCGGCCGCCGCCGGCCGGTTCGCCGAGGAGATCGCCCCGGTGTCGGTCCCGCAGCGCAAGGGCGACCCGGTGGTGTGCGACACCGACGAGGGCGTACGTCCCGACACCACCGTCGAGGTCCTGTCGAAGCTGCGTCCCGTTTACAGCGCCGACGGCACCATCACGGCGGGCACGGCGTCCCAGATCTCCGACGGCGCCGCGGCCGTGGTGGTGGCGAGCAAAGCCAAGGCCGAGGAGCTGGGCCTGCCCTGGATCGCCGAGATCGGCGCCCACGGCGTGGTGGCCGGGCCGGACGCGAGCCTGCACGAGCAGCCGTCGAACGCGATCCTGGCCGCGCTGGCCAAGGCCAAACTGGAGGCGTCCGACCTGGACCTGGTGGAGATCAACGAGGCGTTCTCCGCCGTCGGCATCGTCTCCACCGAGCAGTTGGGCGTCAATCCGAAGATCGTGAACGTGGACGGCGGGGCCATCGCTCTCGGCCACCCCATCGGCGCGTCCGGCGCACGGCTCATCGTCCACCTCGCTTACGAGCTGCGTCGGCGCGGCGGCGGTCTCGGCGCGGCGGCGCTGTGTGGCGGCGGCGGCCAGGGCGACGCCCTGCTGCTCCGCGTCCCGTCCGCCTGA
- a CDS encoding RNA polymerase sigma factor, with translation MSSEVGVAVRVEAATVPTPGRELAEELHGDQYPALVRFLLFNGASWSEAQDAAQDAFTQMCAPGLSVVHPKAWLRTVAWRCWVRQQVRPEDSCADLPEPPVNHQWHTPVQAAEIGDEQRSVIAMLLALPAKQRAAMAWYLDGFTTEESARAMGTTQDAVRQNLSRARAALKASLGLSKQEPDDDRGGKR, from the coding sequence ATGAGCAGTGAGGTCGGCGTGGCCGTAAGGGTGGAAGCGGCCACGGTTCCCACGCCGGGCCGGGAGCTGGCCGAGGAACTGCACGGTGACCAATACCCGGCCCTGGTGCGCTTTCTGCTGTTCAACGGCGCATCGTGGAGCGAGGCGCAGGACGCCGCGCAGGATGCCTTCACGCAGATGTGCGCCCCCGGCCTCTCGGTTGTCCACCCCAAGGCATGGTTGCGCACGGTGGCATGGCGGTGCTGGGTCCGTCAGCAGGTGCGGCCTGAGGACAGCTGCGCCGATCTGCCCGAACCGCCTGTGAATCACCAGTGGCACACGCCGGTGCAGGCCGCCGAGATCGGCGACGAGCAACGGAGCGTCATCGCCATGCTGCTGGCGCTCCCCGCGAAGCAGCGAGCCGCCATGGCCTGGTACCTCGACGGTTTCACCACGGAGGAGAGCGCCCGTGCCATGGGCACGACGCAAGACGCCGTCCGTCAAAACCTCAGCCGTGCCCGCGCTGCGCTCAAGGCATCGCTGGGGCTGAGCAAGCAGGAGCCCGACGATGATCGAGGAGGCAAGCGATGA
- a CDS encoding serine/threonine-protein kinase, which translates to MTEPLDGADPRHVGPYELVRRLGRGGMGEVFLGRSPGGRLVAVKVVAAELAHDAEFRRRFALEVSAARKVGGFYTAQVVDADTDAVRPWLVTAYIPGPSLHQVIRDTGRLPERALRVLGSGLAEGLAAIHAADLVHRDLKPGNVIVADDGPRVIDFGIARALDGGQHTGAVIGTPGYMSPEQARGEPTGPASDVFSLGCVLAFAATGHNPYGQGRPDVILYRTVHEAPDLDGVPEELADLVRICLAAEPGRRPLVSEVLRHLATSAEDTQWLPAGVAAMVSERRSETLVLREHTTAGVRTAPRPVRRRALVAAATSLAVGAAAWATLSFQHPSGQGGAGAAGSAPTSTAAAWSGDPCDLSTYDFLQRNQLTSVGQHDDFTDGSAAVQTCTWRLGPATTNNKSSMTLAYSKSPFQMISDRKAPQDLSKLDLTALDSGSAYADHYDRQCEVSWHTPGGYAAVVEDEPDHTTDCSGAAALAKDLSPRLAGKTKQT; encoded by the coding sequence GTGACCGAGCCGCTGGACGGGGCGGATCCCCGTCACGTCGGACCGTACGAGCTGGTGCGGCGGCTCGGCCGGGGTGGAATGGGCGAGGTCTTCCTCGGGCGCTCGCCGGGCGGGCGGCTGGTAGCGGTCAAGGTCGTGGCTGCCGAGCTCGCGCACGACGCTGAATTCCGCCGCCGGTTCGCCCTGGAGGTCAGTGCGGCGCGGAAGGTGGGCGGCTTCTACACGGCGCAGGTGGTGGACGCGGACACCGACGCCGTACGGCCCTGGCTGGTCACCGCCTACATCCCCGGACCCTCGCTGCACCAGGTGATCCGGGACACCGGACGGCTGCCCGAACGGGCACTCCGGGTGCTTGGCTCCGGCCTGGCCGAAGGACTGGCCGCGATCCACGCCGCCGACCTGGTCCACCGCGACCTGAAGCCCGGCAACGTCATCGTCGCCGACGACGGCCCCCGCGTCATCGACTTCGGCATCGCCCGTGCCCTCGACGGCGGCCAGCACACCGGGGCGGTGATCGGCACACCCGGCTACATGTCGCCGGAGCAGGCTCGGGGCGAGCCGACCGGGCCGGCCTCCGACGTCTTCTCGCTCGGCTGCGTCCTCGCCTTCGCTGCCACCGGGCACAACCCCTACGGGCAGGGCCGCCCGGACGTCATCCTCTACCGGACGGTCCACGAGGCCCCCGACCTCGACGGGGTACCCGAGGAGCTGGCAGATCTCGTCCGGATCTGCCTGGCCGCGGAGCCCGGGAGGCGTCCGCTGGTCTCGGAGGTGCTGCGCCACCTGGCGACCTCGGCCGAGGACACCCAGTGGCTGCCCGCCGGGGTGGCCGCGATGGTCAGCGAACGGCGCAGCGAAACGCTCGTGCTGCGGGAGCACACGACCGCCGGGGTGCGCACCGCGCCCCGGCCTGTGCGCCGTCGGGCACTCGTGGCCGCGGCCACGTCGCTGGCTGTCGGCGCCGCCGCCTGGGCCACGCTGTCGTTCCAACACCCGTCCGGCCAGGGCGGAGCGGGAGCGGCGGGATCGGCACCGACGAGCACGGCGGCGGCCTGGAGCGGCGACCCGTGCGATCTGAGCACGTACGACTTCCTCCAGCGCAACCAGCTCACCAGCGTGGGGCAGCACGACGACTTCACCGACGGCTCCGCAGCGGTGCAGACCTGCACCTGGAGGCTGGGTCCGGCGACGACGAACAACAAGAGCTCGATGACGCTCGCCTACTCCAAGTCCCCGTTCCAGATGATCTCCGACCGCAAGGCGCCGCAGGACTTGAGCAAGCTCGACCTGACCGCCCTGGACTCCGGCTCGGCCTACGCGGACCACTACGACCGGCAGTGCGAGGTCAGCTGGCACACCCCCGGCGGCTACGCCGCGGTCGTCGAAGACGAGCCGGACCACACCACCGACTGTTCCGGCGCCGCCGCCCTCGCCAAGGACCTCTCGCCGAGGCTGGCCGGTAAGACGAAGCAGACCTAG
- a CDS encoding WD40 repeat domain-containing serine/threonine protein kinase, producing MTAPLRAGDPREVGGHRLLGRLGGGGLGTVFLGRSRSGRLLAVRVVAPELAADGEFRRRFEELVASARAVSSFHTAQVVDGAADGAVPWLASEYIAGPSLREAVTVHGPLPVEAVRALGSGLAEALAGVHAAGLLHGGLTPGDVILADDGPRLTDFALARLWDAAHPSRTVAAAPGGIFLAPEQVRTGTTLPASDVFALGGVLVFAATGRNAFGSASGSDALIRVVYGEPDLDGVPAEVRDLIRSCLAKDPAQRPPVGEVLRSLAGNPPDAWLPSAVAGMVGERKEQAGVHGAARGPGRRALLLAAGAGVIGLVGVPVGIRLGAGDAPGTPRPTGTPPAVDGASAPEAVRLGPATTIELGRNDTNSRSLAYSPDGKLLAVGALNKVVLIDPVARTKTGEIAFDRALGYVSALAFSPADGMLAAVYPLPPDPGSGEPQAREHGRVAVTLWNVASRREVLTLSCPSEGNLMAQAHTVAFSPDGRRVALGRDGRDSIGKAVVWEVSSGKQLAFLPVGPGSNGTFGRAGSVVFSPDGKVLAVGYGSELKGAVDLFDTASFAPIATLALEKTDLFGVTALAYAPDGRTLYGAYGGIAAWDTASRRLTTTLAELKSRYQSLSLSPDGKMLAGAGSVGGGLAIWALPSGRQTPVTTGRTGTDLVAFGPDGKTIATCTDTAELLAAVQIRPVA from the coding sequence ATGACGGCGCCTTTGCGCGCGGGTGACCCACGCGAGGTGGGCGGCCACCGGCTGCTGGGGAGGCTGGGGGGCGGTGGGCTGGGGACGGTGTTCCTCGGGCGCTCGCGCAGTGGACGGCTGCTCGCGGTCCGGGTGGTCGCGCCGGAGCTGGCCGCCGACGGCGAGTTCCGGCGCCGGTTCGAGGAACTGGTGGCCTCCGCGCGCGCCGTGAGCAGCTTCCACACCGCGCAGGTGGTGGACGGTGCCGCGGACGGTGCCGTGCCCTGGCTGGCCAGCGAGTACATCGCGGGCCCGTCGTTGCGGGAGGCGGTGACGGTGCACGGGCCCCTGCCGGTGGAGGCGGTCCGGGCCCTGGGGTCGGGTCTGGCGGAGGCGCTGGCGGGGGTGCACGCGGCCGGTCTGCTCCACGGCGGCCTCACCCCGGGCGACGTGATCCTCGCCGATGACGGTCCACGCCTGACCGACTTCGCCCTCGCCCGCCTGTGGGACGCGGCGCACCCCTCCCGTACGGTCGCCGCCGCCCCGGGTGGCATCTTCCTGGCGCCGGAGCAGGTGCGGACCGGTACGACGCTTCCGGCCTCGGACGTGTTCGCACTCGGCGGGGTGCTGGTCTTCGCCGCGACGGGGCGGAACGCGTTCGGCTCCGCGTCCGGTTCGGACGCGCTGATCCGGGTGGTCTACGGGGAGCCGGACCTCGACGGGGTGCCCGCCGAGGTGCGCGACCTGATCCGATCCTGTCTGGCCAAGGACCCGGCCCAGCGGCCGCCGGTGGGTGAGGTCCTGCGGAGCCTGGCCGGGAACCCGCCGGACGCATGGCTGCCGTCGGCTGTCGCGGGGATGGTCGGGGAGCGCAAGGAACAGGCCGGGGTGCACGGCGCGGCACGGGGGCCGGGCCGGCGCGCGCTCCTGCTGGCCGCGGGGGCCGGGGTCATCGGCCTGGTGGGCGTACCGGTCGGGATCCGGCTCGGCGCGGGCGACGCCCCCGGGACACCGAGGCCGACGGGCACACCACCGGCCGTGGACGGAGCCTCCGCGCCCGAGGCCGTGCGGCTCGGCCCGGCCACCACGATCGAGCTGGGCCGCAACGACACCAACTCCCGGAGTCTCGCCTACAGCCCGGACGGCAAGCTCCTGGCAGTCGGTGCGCTGAACAAGGTGGTCCTGATCGACCCGGTCGCGCGGACCAAGACCGGGGAGATCGCGTTCGACCGCGCCTTGGGCTACGTGTCCGCCCTGGCGTTCAGCCCTGCCGACGGCATGCTGGCCGCCGTCTACCCCCTGCCGCCCGACCCGGGCAGCGGGGAACCACAGGCCCGTGAGCACGGGAGGGTGGCCGTCACGCTCTGGAACGTCGCCTCCCGCCGTGAGGTGCTGACGCTGTCCTGCCCTTCCGAGGGGAATCTGATGGCGCAGGCTCACACCGTGGCGTTCAGCCCGGACGGACGGCGGGTGGCGCTGGGCCGGGACGGGCGCGACAGCATCGGCAAGGCCGTGGTGTGGGAGGTGAGTTCGGGTAAGCAGCTCGCCTTCCTGCCGGTCGGTCCGGGTTCGAACGGAACCTTCGGCCGGGCGGGCAGCGTCGTGTTCAGTCCGGACGGCAAGGTGCTGGCCGTCGGGTACGGGAGCGAGCTGAAGGGGGCGGTCGACCTCTTCGACACCGCCTCCTTCGCCCCGATCGCCACACTCGCCCTCGAGAAGACGGACCTCTTCGGTGTCACCGCCCTCGCCTACGCCCCGGACGGCCGGACGCTGTACGGGGCGTACGGGGGCATCGCCGCCTGGGACACGGCCTCCAGAAGGCTGACCACCACCCTCGCCGAGCTCAAGTCGCGCTACCAGTCGCTGTCCCTCAGCCCCGACGGGAAAATGCTGGCCGGGGCCGGCTCCGTGGGCGGTGGGCTGGCGATCTGGGCCCTGCCTTCCGGCCGGCAGACGCCGGTGACGACGGGGCGCACCGGCACCGACCTCGTGGCGTTCGGCCCCGACGGCAAAACGATCGCCACGTGCACCGACACCGCCGAACTGCTGGCCGCGGTCCAGATCCGGCCGGTCGCGTGA
- a CDS encoding helix-turn-helix domain-containing protein codes for MNHRVGRGSTTGQGVRGPEADGLRQVTRPLHPGLRPYMRGRIGYSHLAPPYQVRMVPTGHVVLTVDLAEPFSQVRRLGTPGPGTGRINSLVVGMEDRPALCEHPGGRQEVIRLEFTPLGAYRLFALPMRELTNQVVRLDSVLGPGTDALVERMAATPDWDARFDLLDAVLLGRLDRGPAPAPEVDHVWRRLAASAGSIPVGGLAEEVGWSRSYLVRRFTQQVGLTPKTAARVLRFRRATELLAGGTVSLAGLSAACGYYDQGHLSREFQALAGITPGRMTTATRPVEDALAL; via the coding sequence GTGAATCATCGCGTCGGACGCGGCAGCACGACAGGCCAGGGCGTCCGCGGCCCGGAGGCCGATGGGTTGCGGCAGGTGACCCGCCCGCTGCACCCCGGGTTACGGCCGTACATGCGCGGCCGCATCGGTTACTCGCACCTGGCCCCGCCGTACCAGGTGCGGATGGTCCCCACCGGGCACGTCGTCCTGACGGTGGATCTGGCGGAACCGTTCAGCCAGGTCCGCCGCCTTGGGACGCCCGGACCGGGAACCGGGCGGATCAACTCGCTGGTGGTGGGGATGGAGGACCGGCCCGCACTGTGCGAACACCCCGGGGGCCGGCAAGAGGTGATCCGTCTCGAGTTCACGCCGCTCGGTGCCTACCGGCTGTTCGCCCTGCCCATGCGGGAGTTGACCAACCAGGTGGTACGGCTGGACAGCGTCCTGGGCCCGGGGACCGACGCCCTGGTGGAGCGGATGGCGGCCACCCCCGACTGGGACGCCCGGTTCGACCTGCTCGACGCGGTCCTGCTCGGCCGGCTCGACCGGGGGCCCGCGCCCGCGCCCGAGGTCGACCACGTATGGCGCCGGCTGGCCGCCTCGGCCGGCTCGATCCCCGTCGGCGGCCTCGCCGAGGAGGTGGGCTGGAGCCGCAGCTACCTGGTCCGCCGGTTCACCCAGCAGGTCGGACTGACGCCGAAGACCGCGGCCCGGGTGCTGCGGTTCCGTCGCGCGACGGAGCTGCTCGCCGGCGGAACCGTCAGCCTCGCCGGGCTCTCGGCCGCCTGCGGCTATTACGACCAGGGGCACCTCAGCCGCGAGTTCCAGGCCCTGGCCGGGATCACCCCCGGGCGGATGACCACGGCCACCCGGCCGGTCGAGGACGCCCTCGCCCTCTGA
- a CDS encoding condensation domain-containing protein — MTQILDWRPEPGAVFEFRPTSDRAAMEHDVPPSHFQRAHLRLAAAQRAAEKRQSPWVATTFDLEGPADLDALTAAWQGLVRRHEAFHTWYELTTEDLVGFRIPPESLRMHPVHMGDFSDTDDLRAHVHRRIDEQTAVSRLGTLAGVIRRDTVSTVYFAIDHAYSDGHSLTLLFHELRVRYEAARAGAPVDLPPVPGYLDHNRREWQRSTSLTEAAPELAAWSDFLAVEDGDLPAFPVELGNGKGELLPATRLEYPVFTGAEARAFRAHCARHGGGFAAGFFAALALVQREFNGHEDYRALTAVSTRAYPRLLQVHGWLVNLVPLSFRLPGSSRLTDAIPVAQQAFQRAREAYDVPLHRALELLRDEAEGGFPSIPPMASYADARSVPGADDHLGADARVLTGPDSAAGVSLWLNWFPDRADLVISMPDTAEAVAGVPKYLDRVRELMLAATGVSC; from the coding sequence ATGACCCAGATCCTCGACTGGCGGCCCGAGCCGGGTGCGGTGTTCGAGTTCCGGCCGACCAGCGACCGGGCCGCAATGGAGCACGATGTGCCGCCGTCCCACTTCCAACGGGCGCACCTCCGCCTGGCGGCCGCCCAGCGGGCCGCCGAAAAGCGTCAATCGCCGTGGGTGGCCACGACGTTCGACCTGGAGGGCCCGGCCGATCTCGACGCGCTCACCGCTGCGTGGCAGGGACTCGTACGCCGACACGAGGCGTTCCACACCTGGTACGAGTTGACGACCGAGGACCTGGTCGGCTTCCGCATACCGCCCGAGTCCCTGCGGATGCACCCAGTACACATGGGCGACTTCAGCGACACGGACGACCTGCGCGCTCATGTGCACCGGCGAATCGACGAGCAGACCGCCGTGAGCCGGCTGGGAACGCTGGCGGGAGTGATCCGACGGGACACGGTGTCCACGGTGTACTTCGCGATCGACCACGCCTATTCCGACGGCCACTCACTGACGCTGCTCTTCCATGAACTCCGCGTCCGCTACGAGGCGGCCCGCGCCGGTGCCCCGGTGGATCTGCCGCCGGTACCCGGCTACCTGGACCACAATCGCCGTGAATGGCAACGTTCCACGTCGCTGACGGAAGCCGCGCCGGAGCTCGCCGCGTGGTCGGACTTCCTGGCCGTGGAGGACGGCGATCTCCCCGCCTTCCCCGTCGAGCTGGGCAATGGCAAGGGTGAACTGCTGCCCGCGACGCGGCTGGAGTATCCGGTGTTCACCGGCGCCGAGGCCCGCGCGTTCCGCGCACATTGCGCCCGGCACGGCGGCGGGTTCGCAGCGGGGTTCTTCGCCGCCCTGGCGCTCGTACAGCGTGAGTTCAACGGGCACGAGGACTACCGGGCACTGACAGCCGTGTCGACCAGGGCCTACCCACGGTTGCTCCAGGTGCACGGCTGGCTCGTGAATCTTGTGCCGCTGTCCTTCCGGCTGCCCGGCTCATCCCGCCTCACCGACGCGATCCCGGTCGCACAACAAGCCTTCCAGCGGGCTCGCGAGGCGTATGACGTGCCGTTGCACCGGGCTCTGGAACTTCTTCGCGACGAAGCTGAGGGAGGCTTCCCGAGCATCCCGCCCATGGCGTCCTACGCGGATGCCCGGTCCGTTCCGGGCGCCGACGACCACCTCGGCGCGGACGCGAGGGTCCTGACGGGACCGGACAGCGCGGCCGGTGTGTCGCTGTGGTTGAACTGGTTCCCCGACCGTGCCGACCTGGTGATCAGCATGCCGGACACCGCGGAGGCGGTGGCAGGCGTGCCGAAATACCTCGACCGCGTCAGGGAACTCATGCTGGCAGCGACGGGGGTCTCCTGCTGA
- a CDS encoding class I SAM-dependent methyltransferase, with protein sequence MNVQADTECGSSMNGRHTSSDYAALRRDPEYAELNRALLDLVPAGATPTVLDLGCGDGAVSERMLLRDPTMTLVGVDPDPALLEAARARLGGRARFVEGDASSVSRLFPPGVFDIVVLANCIHLVPDLATALEAIGQVLTSGGRLVFNSAFYSGAERAADLPRYAELVGTARSAARRRGLPLTRADSRRPAGLRRSAGDYEAALEAAGFKAVRTEREFTLGPRFLTALCSTPMFAGAALPGVDRHTAAELLTEALRELHERSPFTVTRRCVYFSATRA encoded by the coding sequence ATGAATGTACAAGCAGACACCGAGTGCGGCAGTTCCATGAACGGCAGGCACACGTCCTCGGATTACGCCGCGCTGCGTCGCGACCCGGAGTACGCCGAGTTGAACCGCGCGCTGCTGGATCTGGTCCCGGCGGGCGCCACACCGACCGTCCTGGATCTGGGGTGCGGCGACGGGGCCGTGAGCGAGCGGATGTTGTTGCGCGACCCCACCATGACCTTGGTCGGTGTCGACCCCGATCCGGCACTGCTGGAGGCGGCACGGGCCCGGCTCGGCGGCCGCGCCCGGTTCGTCGAGGGCGATGCCTCCTCGGTCTCCCGGCTGTTCCCACCAGGCGTCTTCGACATCGTCGTCCTGGCCAACTGCATCCACCTCGTGCCGGACCTCGCCACCGCACTCGAGGCAATCGGGCAGGTCCTCACCAGTGGCGGACGCCTGGTGTTCAACTCGGCGTTCTACTCGGGCGCGGAGAGGGCGGCCGACCTGCCTCGGTACGCCGAGTTGGTCGGCACGGCCCGAAGTGCCGCCCGCAGGCGCGGGCTCCCGTTGACGCGCGCGGACTCGCGACGGCCTGCCGGGCTCCGCAGAAGCGCCGGTGACTACGAGGCGGCCCTTGAGGCGGCCGGTTTCAAGGCCGTCAGGACCGAGCGGGAATTCACCCTCGGCCCGCGTTTCCTCACCGCTCTGTGCTCCACTCCGATGTTCGCCGGCGCCGCGCTCCCGGGAGTCGACCGCCACACCGCCGCGGAACTCCTCACCGAGGCGCTGCGAGAACTGCACGAGCGGTCGCCGTTCACCGTCACACGACGCTGCGTCTACTTTTCGGCCACCCGCGCTTAA
- a CDS encoding acyl carrier protein gives MTEVWNVVTRAITGIRPDLGESGTVITRDAALFYATETGQPVLGLDSMEALELITVLEREFGVELAETGIRITDLRTAGDVADAMAGAL, from the coding sequence ATGACCGAGGTATGGAACGTCGTCACCCGGGCCATCACCGGAATACGGCCGGACCTTGGCGAGAGCGGGACAGTCATCACTCGTGATGCCGCACTCTTTTACGCCACGGAGACCGGACAACCGGTGCTCGGTCTCGACTCCATGGAAGCGCTGGAACTGATCACCGTCCTGGAGCGGGAATTCGGGGTGGAGCTGGCCGAAACCGGCATCCGGATCACCGACCTCCGCACGGCCGGAGACGTGGCCGACGCCATGGCGGGAGCGCTGTGA